A genomic stretch from Desulfotignum balticum DSM 7044 includes:
- the hcp gene encoding hydroxylamine reductase, translating to MKKKEITRRNFLKNSTLAVTGSALIPAFLRVPSAFAAPENKTKMFCYQCEQTMGGRGCTVMGVCGKTPEVAALQDLLVHSLKGVSIACTAGRQVNIKDVETDRFTCEALFATLTNVEFDPYRLEDLLHESVAHRDKMIQKVHAAGGKIESPSDALTLKLKPSLEGMVKQAGAYGLMSDPDVDPDIRSLQHMLLFGLKGMAAYTDHAAEHGQEDDANYEFVHRAMAALEDKTLGMNALLGLVLECGEKNLRAMELLSIGNTEAYGHPVPTKVPLGAKKGKAILVSGHDLIDLEAVLKASEGKGIYVYTHGEMLPTHGYPKLKERFPHFYGHYGTAWQNQKKEFDEFPGAILMTTNCIQKPKQTYKQNIFTTGTVGWPGVTHVNKNNLKPLIDRALELPGYTEDKPDMEVLVGFGHNAVLGVADKIVSGVKDGSIGHFFLVGGCDGVKKSRNYYTEFVEKTPDNSIVLTLACGKFKFFKKQLGDINGIPRLLDVGQCNDAHSAVLIAAALGNAFDTDVNGLPLSFILSWYEQKAVAILLSLLHLGIKDIHIGPSLPAFVSPNVLDVLVKNYNLTPISTPDQDLKKILG from the coding sequence ATGAAAAAGAAAGAGATTACCCGTCGAAATTTTTTAAAGAACAGCACCCTGGCTGTCACTGGAAGTGCGCTGATTCCCGCGTTTTTAAGAGTCCCGTCCGCGTTTGCCGCACCCGAGAACAAGACAAAGATGTTCTGCTACCAGTGTGAGCAGACCATGGGAGGCAGGGGATGCACGGTCATGGGCGTGTGCGGCAAGACCCCGGAGGTGGCCGCACTCCAGGATCTGCTGGTGCACAGCCTTAAAGGTGTTTCCATTGCCTGCACAGCAGGCCGGCAGGTCAACATCAAAGATGTTGAGACCGACCGGTTCACCTGTGAGGCTCTGTTTGCCACCCTGACCAATGTGGAATTCGATCCCTACCGGCTCGAAGACCTGCTGCACGAATCCGTGGCCCATCGGGATAAAATGATTCAGAAAGTTCATGCCGCCGGCGGAAAAATTGAGTCCCCCAGCGATGCCCTGACCCTGAAACTCAAACCCTCCCTGGAAGGCATGGTCAAACAGGCGGGTGCCTACGGCCTGATGTCGGATCCGGATGTGGACCCGGATATCCGGTCTTTGCAGCACATGCTGCTGTTCGGCCTCAAGGGGATGGCCGCCTACACCGACCATGCCGCGGAACACGGCCAGGAAGATGACGCCAATTACGAATTCGTTCACCGGGCCATGGCGGCCCTGGAAGACAAGACCCTGGGCATGAACGCGCTTTTGGGCCTGGTCCTGGAGTGCGGGGAGAAAAACCTGCGGGCCATGGAACTGCTCAGTATCGGCAACACCGAAGCCTATGGCCATCCCGTGCCCACCAAGGTGCCCCTGGGAGCCAAAAAAGGGAAAGCCATCCTGGTGTCCGGCCATGATCTCATCGATCTGGAAGCCGTGCTTAAAGCCAGTGAAGGTAAAGGCATCTATGTGTACACCCATGGTGAGATGCTGCCCACCCACGGATATCCGAAACTCAAGGAGCGGTTCCCCCATTTTTATGGCCATTACGGCACAGCCTGGCAGAACCAGAAAAAAGAGTTTGATGAATTTCCCGGTGCCATTCTCATGACCACCAACTGCATCCAGAAACCCAAGCAGACCTACAAGCAGAATATCTTCACCACCGGCACCGTGGGATGGCCGGGGGTCACCCATGTGAACAAGAACAACCTCAAACCGTTGATCGACCGGGCCCTGGAACTGCCCGGATACACTGAAGACAAACCGGACATGGAAGTTTTGGTGGGATTCGGTCACAATGCGGTCCTGGGGGTGGCAGACAAGATTGTCTCCGGTGTCAAGGACGGGTCCATCGGGCATTTCTTTCTGGTGGGCGGGTGCGACGGCGTGAAAAAGTCCCGTAACTACTACACCGAATTTGTGGAAAAAACCCCGGACAACAGCATTGTGCTGACCCTGGCCTGCGGCAAGTTCAAGTTCTTCAAAAAACAGCTGGGCGATATCAACGGTATCCCGAGGCTGCTGGATGTGGGCCAGTGCAATGACGCCCATTCCGCCGTGCTCATTGCCGCGGCATTGGGCAACGCCTTTGACACGGATGTCAACGGGCTGCCGTTGTCCTTTATTTTGTCCTGGTATGAACAGAAAGCCGTGGCCATTCTTTTGAGCCTGTTGCACCTGGGCATCAAGGATATTCACATCGGCCCCTCTCTGCCGGCTTTTGTGAGCCCCAATGTTCTGGATGTGCTGGTGAAAAATTACAATTTGACCCCCATCAGCACCCCGGACCAGGACCTGAAAAAAATCCTGGGATAG
- a CDS encoding aminotransferase class IV, with the protein MLSDRRVFVNGEFIAWDQACIHMMSHSFSRGAAIFEVLSVHDTEDTGPCVFRLDAHVQRLFRSAAALDMVPGLSLEAVAAGVCETARENGIRQGAVKILGYNPEIAFDILPSVNTLDIAVFAMDPARDLGRRRVPAADGATLCVSSWRKLDPGTVPVEAKAAANYLNGMLARQEAGKKGCDMAVMLDTQGFLAEGATESIFLVKDGRIMTPVLGTVLDSITRNSVITLAKTLGIPVAEARLSPDLLDTAEEIFFTCTPMKVLPVKTCGQRTLSPVPGPVTRQLADLMAEVTSGRNRRFADWLFPVS; encoded by the coding sequence ATGCTTTCTGACCGCAGGGTGTTTGTAAACGGAGAATTTATTGCCTGGGACCAGGCCTGTATCCATATGATGAGCCACAGTTTTTCCAGGGGAGCGGCAATTTTCGAGGTACTGAGTGTCCATGACACTGAAGACACAGGCCCTTGTGTGTTTCGGCTGGATGCCCATGTACAGCGCCTGTTCCGCAGTGCCGCGGCCCTGGACATGGTGCCGGGCCTTTCGTTAGAAGCGGTGGCGGCAGGGGTGTGCGAAACTGCGCGTGAAAACGGCATCCGCCAGGGGGCTGTGAAGATATTGGGATACAATCCTGAGATCGCTTTTGACATCCTGCCCTCGGTCAACACCCTGGACATTGCCGTGTTTGCCATGGACCCGGCCCGGGATCTGGGCCGGCGGCGGGTGCCGGCAGCAGACGGGGCAACCTTATGCGTTTCCTCATGGCGCAAGCTGGATCCCGGGACCGTTCCGGTCGAGGCCAAGGCAGCGGCCAATTATCTCAATGGCATGCTGGCCCGCCAGGAAGCCGGAAAAAAAGGGTGTGACATGGCAGTAATGCTGGATACCCAGGGATTTCTGGCGGAAGGGGCCACGGAATCCATTTTCCTGGTCAAAGACGGCCGGATCATGACCCCGGTTCTGGGAACCGTTCTGGACAGCATTACCCGGAACAGTGTGATCACCCTGGCAAAGACCCTGGGCATCCCCGTGGCAGAGGCCCGGCTATCTCCGGATCTGCTCGATACTGCCGAAGAGATTTTTTTCACCTGTACCCCCATGAAAGTGCTGCCGGTTAAAACCTGTGGGCAGCGCACCCTGTCCCCCGTGCCCGGGCCGGTGACCCGGCAGCTGGCAGATCTGATGGCGGAGGTCACGTCCGGCCGGAACCGGCGGTTTGCTGACTGGCTTTTTCCGGTTTCCTGA